A single genomic interval of Helianthus annuus cultivar XRQ/B chromosome 13, HanXRQr2.0-SUNRISE, whole genome shotgun sequence harbors:
- the LOC110897732 gene encoding lysine-specific demethylase JMJ25, with protein MEEIGGGGVDESRNVKISDGVLEEVVKEGNQVDLNVVVGMRNDGENVCFDDDDDDKKRGGEAGEKDRVVVVGLLCKSFDVESVRGSYKRRKLSGKKDENDVGEGENDANSEKKMEEVSVGVANNVGEGEGSNGIGNGENDANSEQVSEKKMGEVVSVGDNGVKVGRRGRPKGSKNKKKRIKDICQSGEKDENNVGEALNGIENVEQVSKAKKNKKKRIKDISQSGEKDESNVGEALNGIENVEQVSKAKKNKKKRIKDICQSGEKDESNVGEALNGIENVEQVSKAKKSIDTNGVRKGVGRGRPKGCKDKKPRKCKSRPLGGSQSQTMVDEHVSAQTENPINGLDCKESGVEGENGETGATVDDYYVVEDANNAGENGNGKRKRKRKREKKPRLIVAGEILAYDNEVKSKKPAKKKEDPTVPKRPRGRPKKYIEGCRKLTRNRNININGQSNAGVSNGNKGSLMCHQCRLNVYKNVTSCSNCKRKRYCYGCITTWYPERTKAEVKVACPYCRGNCNCRTCLEANVIVKATHKEADEDTRLQRSLYLLTKTLPLLKHIQEEQRSELLVESGIHGVELTEERVPKTSVDEDDRVYCDNCNTSIVNFHRSCPSPDCSYDICLNCCRELRDGIQPGGTEAESSFQQFLEHSRLQGTEPNTQFFGWKADFKPETSITNNSLDFPIWKANVNGSIPCPPKARGGCGIEMLELKRIYEADWVDELVEKSEALTCDFQMANVDFGERCPVCPNVENDDDVVRKSASRKGSNDNLLYCPNAIDLEDNDFEHFQMHWRRGEPVVVRNVEKKTCGLSWEPRVMMRGFRSAQIKFKEENKCVKAIDCLDLCEVEIHLYQFFRGYVEGRRHQNGWPEMLKLKDWPPTNSFDECLPRHCAEFIAMLPFSDYTHPRSGLLNLATKLPDGSRRPDLGPKSYIAYGFPEELGRGDSVTKLHCDISDAVNILLHTTKVNVSPRELKRINELRKQYKAEDSNLATEPLKDSNVDVQKGNAGDNEALMAENLSFDNNFNGSQDKMTDPLTLGTTESNKHELDSKLPPCPEENKAEDINLTTEAPKDSNVDFVCIQKGDAGNSEALMTEILSSNGSQDMMVDSVNPSTTEANKNEFTCPEENKAEDEDIPQSDSDIEYGGALWDIFRRQDVPKLTEYIKKHQKEFRGINNSPVGSVVHPIHDQQFYFDEKHKKQLKEEFGVEPWTFEQYLGEAVFIPAGCPHQVRNRQSCIKVALDFVSPDNVGECIRLTEEFRLLPKTHRSKEDKLEVKKMGLYAASVAIDEATKLIQKHNSQSQPDLPATEQVDEKSEVVVEPSEEAVVVSEDLS; from the exons ATGGAAGAGATTGGTGGGGGTGGAGTAGATGAGTCAAGAAATGTAAAGATTTCTGATGGGGTTCTTGAAGAGGTTGTTAAAGAGGGAAATCAGGTGGATTTGAATGTTGTTGTGGGGATGAGAAATGATGGTGAAAATGTgtgttttgatgatgatgatgatgataaaaaGAGAGGGGGTGAAGCAGGGGAAAAAGATAGGGTGGTAGTTGTTGGTCTTCTTTGTAAGAGTTTTGATGTAGAGAGTGTTAGAGGGAGTTACAAAAGGCGGAAGCTTTCGGGTAAAAAAGATGAGAATGATGTAGGTGAAGGTGAGAATGATGCGAATTCGGAGAAGAAGATGGAAGAGGTTAGTGTTGGTGTTGCTAATAATGTAGGTGAAGGTGAAGGTTCCAATGGGATTGGGAACGGTGAGAATGATGCGAATTCGGAACAAGTTTCGGAGAAGAAGATGGGAGAGGTGGTTAGTGTTGGTGATAATGGTGTTAAAGTTGGGCGTAGGGGTCGACCGAAGGGTTCAAAGAACAAAAAGAAGAGGATCAAAGACATTTGTCAAAGTGGTGAGAAAGATGAGAATAATGTAGGTGAAGCTTTGAATGGAATTGAGAATGTTGAACAAGTTTCAAAGGCGaaaaagaacaaaaagaagagAATCAAAGACATTTCTCAAAGTGGTGAGAAAGATGAGAGTAATGTAGGTGAAGCTTTGAATGGAATTGAGAATGTCGAACAAGTTTCAAAGGCGaaaaagaacaaaaagaagagGATCAAAGACATTTGTCAAAGTGGTGAGAAAGATGAGAGTAATGTAGGAGAAGCTTTGAATGGAATTGAGAATGTCGAACAAGTTTCAAAGGCGAAAAAGAGTATTGATACGAATGGTGTTCGTAAAGGTGTTGGCAGGGGTCGACCGAAGGGTTGTAAAGACAAAAAGCCGAGGAAGTGCAAAAGTCGGCCGTTGGGtggaagtcaaagtcaaactaTGGTTGATGAACATGTTAGTGCTCAAACTGAGAATCCGATTAACGGATTGGACTGCAAGGAATCAGGCGTTGAG GGTGAGAATGGTGAAACTGGAGCTACTGTTGATGATTATTATGTTGTGGAAGATGCGAATAATGCAGGTGAAAATGGAAATGGAAAGCGTAAGCGTAAGCGAAAGCGTGAGAAGAAACCGCGGTTAATTGTAGCTGGTGAAATCTTGGCTTATGATAATGAGGTGAAAAGTAAAAAACCTGCTAAGAAGAAAGAGGATCCAACTGTCCCCAAAAGGCCCAGAGGCAGGCCCAAGAAGTATATTGAAGGTTGTCGGAAACTCACTCGGAACAGAAACATAAACATAAACGGCCAGTCGAATGCAGGTGTTTCA AATGGAAATAAGGGAAGTTTGATGTGTCACCAATGCCGCTTGAACGTTTATAAAAATGTCACCTCTTGTTCAAACTGCAAAAGAAAACGCTATTGCTATGGATGCATTACGACTTG gtaTCCAGAGAGAACAAAAGCGGAAGTCAAGGTTGCATGTCCATATTGTCGTGGCAATTGCAACTGCAGAACTTGTCTTGAAGCAAACGTAATTGTAAAG GCTACTCATAAAGAAGCCGATGAAGATACCCGACTGCAAAGGTCTCTCTATTTGCTTACAAAAACTCTGCCTCTTTTGAAGCATATACAAGAAGAGCAAAGATCTGAGCTTTTGGTGGAATCTGGCATACATG GCGTTGAATTGACTGAAGAACGTGTACCGAAAACTTCGGTTGATGAAGATGACAGAGTGTACTG TGACAACTGCAATACATCGATTGTCAATTTTCACAGAAGCTGCCCAAGTCCCGATTGCTCGTACGATATTTGTCTCAATTGTTGTCGTGAACTAAGAGACGGCATCCAGCCTGGCGGTACGGAAGCCGAATCTTCTTTCCAACAGTTTCTTGAACATTCTCGACTTCAGGGTACCGAACCAAACACGCAGTTTTTCGGTTGGAAAGCCGATTTTAAACCAGAAACTTCAATAACCAACAATTCGTTAGATTTCCCTATTTGGAAAGCGAACGTGAACGGAAGCATACCCTGCCCTCCAAAAGCTCGTGGAGGTTGCGGTatcgaaatgctagaattgaaaagaATATACGAAGCTGATTGGGTCGATGAGCTTGTTGAAAAGTCAGAAGCTTTGACTTGCGACTTTCAAATGGCGAACGTGGACTTTGGAGAAAGATGCCCCGTATGCCCTAACGTGGAAAATGACGATGATGTTGTGAGGAAATCAGCTTCTCGAAAGGGTAGTAACGACAATTTACTTTATTGCCCTAACGCTATTGATTTGGAAGATAATGATTTTGAGCATTTTCAAATGCATTGGAGAAGAGGTGAACCGGTTGTGGTTAGAAATGTTGAAAAAAAGACTTGCGGGCTTAGTTGGGAACCGCGGGTCATGATGCGGGGCTTTAGGAGCGCTCAAATAAAGTTTAAGGAGGAAAATAAATGTGTCAAGGCTATTGATTGCTTGGATTTATGTGAG GTCGAGATTCATCTTTACCAGTTTTTTAGGGGGTATGTGGAGGGTCGTAGGCATCAAAACGGATGGCCGGAGATGTTAAAGCTCAAAGATTGGCCACCGACAAATTCGTTTGACGAGTGTTTGCCAAGACATTGTGCGGAGTTCATCGCAATGCTTCCTTTCAGTGATTATACTCATCCTAGATCTGGTCTTCTTAATCTTGCTACAAAACTTCCGGATGGTTCTAGAAGACCCGATTTGGGTCCTAAATCTTATATTGCTTATGGGTTTCCTGAAGAGCTCGGTAGAGGTGATTCAGTCACGAAACTACATTGTGACATTTCTGATgcg GTTAACATTCTGCTACACACAACCAAAGTTAACGTTTCCCCTAGGGAACTCAAACGTATTAACGAGTTGCGGAAGCAATACAAAGCTGAAGATAGCAATCTTGCAACAGAACCACTAAAAGATTCAAATGTGGATGTACAAAAAGGAAATGCTGGTGATAATGAAGCTCTAATGGCCGAAAATCTAAGCTTTGACAATAATTTCAATGGCAGCCAAGATAAGATGACGGATCCGTTGACTTTGGGAACAACCGAGTCAAACAAACATGAATTAGATTCTAAGCTTCCTCCTTGCCCCGAAG AAAACAAAGCAGAAGATATTAATCTCACAACAGAAGCACCAAAAGATTCAAATGTGGATTTTGTATGCATACAGAAAGGAGATGCTGGTAATAGTGAAGCTTTAATGACCGAAATTCTAAGCTCTAATGGCAGCCAAGATATGATGGTGGATTCCGTGAATCCATCGACAACCGAGGCAAACAAAAATGAATTCACTTGCCCCGAAG AAAACAAAGCTGAAGATGAAGATATTCCTCAAAGTGATTCTGATATTGAATATGGTGGTGCTTTATGGGATATTTTCCGTAGGCAGGACGTCCCCAAACTGACGGAATACATCAAAAAACATCAGAAAGAATTCCGTGGCATCAACAACTCTCCTGTGGGATCT GTTGTTCATCCCATCCATGACCAacaattttattttgatgaaaaaCACAAGAAACAGCTCAAGGAGGAGTTTG GCGTGGAGCCATGGACGTTTGAGCAATACCTTGGTGAGGCTGTTTTTATCCCTGCAGGTTGCCCACATCAAGTTAGAAATAGACAG TCATGCATTAAAGTAGCTCTTGACTTTGTGTCACCGGATAACGTTGGAGAGTGCATCCGTTTAACAGAAGAGTTCCGGTTACTTCCAAAAACTCATAGATCGAAAGAAGATAAACTGGAG GTGAAGAAGATGGGACTATATGCCGCAAGTGTTGCTATTGATGAAGCTACTAAACTTATTCAGAAACACAA TTCTCAATCGCAACCTGATCTCCCTGCAACCGAACAAGTCGATGAAAAGTCAGAGGTAGTTGTTGAACCAAGCGAAGAAGCTGTTGTTGTGTCAGAAGACTTGAGCTAG